Part of the Puntigrus tetrazona isolate hp1 chromosome 10, ASM1883169v1, whole genome shotgun sequence genome is shown below.
CTGCTGAACTGCTCCTTCGCTTGCCCTGATAGGTGACACCTGTGTTCAGCACTATTTAATGAGTTTGTGCcatgcttgtttgttcagtcttgagccttgGTTTCCAGTGTCAACTGTGAGATAAGTCTGTCttgagtttatgtttttgactatcatgtctactttgtttttccctgtttattggagtcactgattcctgttttgttggacttttcctcaagtaaagtttgatttatttttgaagactttttgaCTCTGGCTTTTGCTACCTCTGCACCTGAATTCATTTGTTGGGAAGTTAGCTCAGCCTGTCTACACAGAGCACTGAGTCTAGTAGACCTGGGTCGATCCCCACTCAAAGCAGAACCGTTACACAAtctctgtttgctgtgtttttgatgATTTCACTATTGGAACATGTACACTACATTTACAAACGTTTATGAAATTCATTAGGATATATCTTAaagtattatttcaaataaataaataaataatgtccaTAAAAAAACGGTAAATTGAAAAGAATACAAACCAATCTTTGAACATTCTTTTTCCACTTTTACTCCAGCAGCATTTAATATGGCCTTGGATACTCCTGAATTACAAAGAGAAATTGTATAATTCTATTTGAATGTGACAGAAATGATAAACAATTCACTGAAACGGGTAAGAcgtaaatgtgatttaaaatagaaagtaaaaactgtaataatgttGTATTAACCTGCTTTCAGTGAAAATGTCTGATTTGAGGAGTTGACTATGGCATCAATTTTTTCTTTAGTTATGTCTCCTGAAGAAACCTTTAGAGTCACCTGATGCAGCTGCATAATATGCACTCCACGAGAGGGAGAGGAGACACCAAActctaaagaaaaacatgagAATGCATGGAAAATCTCTACCACTTTGtcaatatcttaaatatatcttGTGTCGTATCTTTGttattagaataaatattttaacttaaaaagatATGTacttaaaaatgagcaaaacatCAGAAGGTATTACCAGATTTCTGAACTGATCTTcctgaattgttatttttaggcCATTCATATTGATGTGTCTGACCCTGGATCCCATGTCTAAAGATGCTGGTAAAGCACTAAGaggtaaaacacaaaaatattatagcacgtttagagtttaaaataaaaatacatacatcgGTCATACTGTTTGTGTTCTTATGGTTCTTGAACATAGTTTTGACCCTCACCTCTACACTCTCTCTGTCAGAAGGGTGCACAATCACAGTTACTGATTTAAGGTTTGTAGGCCTAAATTCCTGGACTTCTGTCAGCATGATTTTGGCCACCAGATCTTTAGGAAAGCCAAGATTCCCAGTCCCGATCGCTGGGAAGACGACTGAATCCattctccaggtttctgctTTTTTTAGGCAATCTCTAATGATCTGAATGAGTAcctttttcaaatgtaaaaaaaaaaaaaaaaaaaaaaaaatatatatatatatatatatatatatatatatatatatatatatatatatatatatatatatatatttctttaaagaaaattagGGAAACCTACATATCAAGCCAGAGCTATTAACAACTTCgttaaatttcaatttcaattttatattttattatttttctcaccTTGTGTCCTGAGCCTTGTTTCCAAAATGGACAAACTACATGGAAGACTTTTTGACATTTCAGTTTATAACCATTTGTGATGACCATTTCACCATAATTCACATTCTTTGAGCGAGCAGCTCTGGTGATTTCTGACTGGAGCTGATGACCAGCAGTCTGAAGGAGTGCATTGGAGACGGCACCTTTACTGAGATCCAGATCTTCTGATATAGTGTTTACAATGACATCAGCCTGTAGGAGAAACAAATCAGACATTTCTTTTGAAGGAATTGGCCATCCTTTGATTACAATATGTCACTATACTTATAGTGGTATATAACCTTTTTTATAGCTCATAGATCAGGatagttcagaaaaaaaaaaaaataatatatatatatatatatatatatatatatatatatatatatatatatatatatatatatttggattaACTTAATGAACAGGAAACGACATAACAAGACTTTTGATTTTGgataaactatccctttaagtgtattttattttattgtttttttttccattattattaataacttacATGTGCATCCTGGATGTTCCCTTTACTCAGAATGATTTTTAGTCCTTCTTGTGTAGTCTTGGTCTCAAGAACACTTAACATTGAGGGTGATTGTCCTTCATGGCTTTTGGGACGTTCAAACTGTTGGTTACTTTGGCTGTAGTCTTCACGACCATGGCCATAATGTACATAGTCACTATGCCCATGGGATTTATCTTCATGAGGGAAAGTCATTTTGGGGTTATAAGCAGCAAACTCCTTTCTGACAGCTTGAGTCATGGCATTCACTGTACTGACATTATTGTCAACCAGGTGAATTTCAGTTAATGTGCTATTGAAGCCTCTGTGGTTATGATATTCAATGTACTCATGCACCTCCTTGGCAATCGATTCAGTGCAAAGATCAAGAGGACAACCAAATATCCCTGAGCTAATAACTGGAATTGCAATGGAGGAGCAGTTTTTACTTGATGCCCTTTTCAGACTTTCCCTCACAGCACGTCTCAGGCATTGCTCAGTGTTACGTCtgtctgaatcactgaaacgaggTCCAACAGCATGCACCACATATTTACAGGGAAGACGACCAGCATCAGTGATGATAGCATCTCCAGGCTTTAGAGGTCCATTGGCTTTTGTGTGTTGGTCACAGATTTGCTGCAGACTTGGTCCAGCAGCTTGGAGAAGTGCTAGAGCTAATCCACCAATGTGCTTCAGATCTTCATTAGCAGCATTGACCACAGCATCAACATTGATCTTGCAAATATCTGCCTTCCTGACAGTAACAGTTACTCCACCTGGTATTCGAACCTCACAAGAGACCTGGCCAACGTCTTCAAAACTACCTTTAGTGAACTCAACTTCCTCTGAATCCAGCATATCATCTTCTTGAAAAACCACCATAAATTTATTTTCCTTAAACTGCATTGAGAGCATCATTTTACCCTGCTCCATGAAGTATTTCCTTACTCCTGCCTTTTTAATGATCAGTGTGTCAGTGTAGAGATCATCTGCCAACTTTTTAAACAGAGTGACAGCCAACTGGACAAATTGGTGCTTTCCAGACAGCTTGATCCAGGGTCTCTTTGGATCAAAACTAATTTTCACCTCATTAGACTTAATATAATGCTGCCAGTCTTGTGATTTTCTTACTTTTATGAATTCTGATACTGCAAGTGATTTTACTTGAACAGTTTCTTCAATTCTAGTGTGCTTCTCAAAGAACCGTCCTAAATCCTCACTGACCTCCATCACTTGTTCCCTGCACCCAGTCACTGTTACTTTGTCTCTCCACTTCGAAAGGTTTATAAACACAGATCTCTTCTTGAAACTATTGAATGAATTTTCCAGCTGTTTTTTGAGAACCTGCCACTCTGTCATTTCAAAGACTCCCTGATCTTCTACAGTGAGGTCTTTGGTTATAAGAACTGTATTTATCCTCTTCTCTGCATCATTAAGTGCTCTTTCTGTGCTACCAGTCACAACAACATTTCCATTTTCAATTGTGTAGACAGCAGTTATTCCATGAGATATGAACAGATCTCTGGACATTTCATCACAATCCACTGATCTCAAGAAATCCAAGACTAAATGATCAATCTGTAAGTGCTTctgtttgatatttattttcttctcaagAACCCAATTTTTGATGTCAATAATGTCTGTATTAAGCCCTGATAAAACTaatctgttcatttttttgttgtagtcAGTTTGCAGATGTGGAGAAACAGACTTCAGACCATCTTGTTTGAGCAGAGAGTACACGGCAGGAGAAATGTCCATGTACTCTGTCACACTGTTCTTCTTTCTCTCAAACTGATATGTTACTCCCTCTAACATTTTCTCCATAATGGGTTTTAATCCAATTATCTCATGAGTCATTCCTGCCAGTGTCAGCACCCCTTTAGAGGCATCGAAATCTGTAAATACCTGATCTTTTACTAATTCCCTCATTTCACTCTCCAATTTAGACCACAAGGTGGGTGTAACAGGCCACTCAGATGTTGTGTAGTTTGAGATGAGTTTCTTGAAGGCATCAATGGTATTTTCACTCCAGCTATCAATGTGTCTTCTGGTAACTCCTTTCTGTTTCAGTAATGCTAGATCAGGACTGAGCAAAACGTCAGCTTTGTCCATGTTTATTTGGCAGAAGTGTGAGCTCATTTGGTCTTTAATGGAGGAAATCTGCCCTTTCTTGAGGATAAAGTCCCTGATGCCAGGATGTACACTGACTGTAACAGGTTCAGGCAGCTTCAGATGGGGTCTTTTGCCACCATATAATACAGTTCTAAGTGATCTGAAGTAGGGATATATCTTGACTGGAACATTACAGATTTTATTCTCTTGCTTCAAAACTCTCTCTTTGGCTGAAAAAGTCACAGGCaaagtgaataaatacataGGTGATGACAAAATGAGACAAAGAAGTGTTAGCAACTGTAGAACAGTAACAGCAAATACTATTAGCAGCTGCACACATATTTACCTTCTTCctccttaaaaataataatggctGCTTGTTCTGCTGGAATTGTGATAACTTCCTCTACTGGACCGCCCCATTTCTCAAAATACAGTTCCAGCAGCATTTCATCGTTGTTGGCCTCAGGTGGAAGATCTTCTACTCGCACACATGTGCTTCTCTCCAGTGCACAAGCCCTCAGATTATACTGCTTGAATTTATCATGTGTCCTGCTgtcctggaggaatttttctgcagctgtaaaaaaaaggagcagaaaaatgtaataaagtcacaataataatatcaaatattatcataatatcatatcaataatcataatatcaaaaatgtaattttcttatACAAACTCTTTTCTCATGTAGTCAAAATTAAGTTATATAAACTTTTTaggcaaaaaaaccccaaacacttaaacatgtttaattatgaataaacatacaaataaatggaTACTTAGTAGAACTTACCACTGGGATTTTTAAAGGTCACAACTGCTTTTCGTAATTCTGGTATTAATTCCATGCTAAAGTCATTCTCAGAAAGTCTGCTGATGTTCTCCACCAAAAGAGTCAAAACTTCTCGTTTAACATCATGTGGAAAGTTCTCCAGGACCACAGCACCTGACTCATGTGGTTTCTTCACATCCACATCAGTCTGAGAGGCACTTTGATCTTTAGGCAAAATAAAAGTggcacatatttattaaatcccAATGCAAATTATCTGTTGTACAGTCACCAGTATCATATAcagttaacataaaaaaagatggtGCAATTAGCCACTACCTAACTAAAACACCTACAATAAATTAACcaataaaatattgcatgtaATATTGCATGTAATTGCAACAACAAAGCCCAGATGGTTTACTTACTTGGTTCCTGATATCCACACCCTCGAACCATCTAAAACCACACAAGAATAAAGTATTTACAATTATGTAAATTAGCTTAACTATCTAAGTAGGTTTAGTTAATTGGTCTCTTCAGCCATTTCCAACCATTTGGAGAAATGACATGATCATCTTTTCAGAGAAACTAAATGtcaaatgaaagtaaaatatctttgaaaatatctaaatatataacatatatatatatatatatatatatatatatatatatatatatatatatatatatatatatatatatatatacacacacacatatatgtatacatacagtatgtatatgtatatgtatatgtgtatgtatatatatatatatatatatattttttttttttttactttttattttacatttctaatgtAGTCTAATAAAGGGGTTTACACAGAATGGTTAAACGTGTTGTGATCCTAATTCATTTGCCTAACCCTAACAAGTCTTACTTGTTTTGCAGTGCCGTCTGTCTTTTCCGCTTCATTGCTGTGTTTGTACACTTTTAGCTTGATTTGCTGACTGTCAATGGTAATGATGTGTTCGGCCTTTGAAAGCACGCTATCTCGGACTTAAACACAAACAATCAGATTTAGTCAGATACAACACTTTAAAAGAAGAACAACACAAAACAGCAAAGTCATATATAAGTTATATGCCTAACATAGGAGGCTATAGTAAACAGGCTAGTAGCCTTCTACTAGCTTACACCGTTTCTCAAAAGTTTGTCGCGCTATAAATGTCTTCACAGCTTGGTtacattactaaataaaatgcagaaacaacataaaaatgtgttatttgtcAACACAAAACGATGTTGTGTTCAGCACTTACTGTCAGACGATTTAAACAGAATAGTAGCAGAGTTGCAATTGTCATATTGCACGACGCAGTCTCCTCCTTGAGATTTCTTCTTACTCTGAAAATGAATCTGaagtttatttttcacagttgTAGCGTGTTCAGACTCCAAGTTTCCCTCTACAACGATAGGATACTGATATTCCTCCATCGTGATCCTTCTGGTCAACGTGGAATTGAATAGGAGTCAGTCTATACAGCCAGATCACGCCTTCCTGCTTCGTTTCACTTTCGTTTCTGTTTCAGATCATTTTAACATCTGAAACGCTTTATACAGGCCAGTCTCCTCCCGCGTTTATACATGGTATCAAAACGAAAAAAAGTACAGGTGTATGAAAGATTATCGTGTTACTATTCTGTATTCTGGCTGCATTTGCAGGGTCTTGACCACTAGATGTCACGGGTATGCAGTGCTTTAAGCGCTTCTAAacaattcattatatatatatatatatatatatatatatatatatatatatatatatatatatatatatatttttttttttttaaaataggctGCTTAGAATGCATTATGAGTGGATGGTTGTACATCTGTTTTACTTTAACGTACCATGTGAAATAAACTTTTACTTGAAATTACTTGTAGGCTATTATGGAAGTTTATTCATTAATCTTAGCTTCAAATATCTTAGcaattgtaaatatttctataaatgt
Proteins encoded:
- the LOC122352679 gene encoding protein mono-ADP-ribosyltransferase PARP14-like isoform X2; the encoded protein is MEEYQYPIVVEGNLESEHATTVKNKLQIHFQSKKKSQGGDCVVQYDNCNSATILFKSSDIRDSVLSKAEHIITIDSQQIKLKVYKHSNEAEKTDGTAKQMVRGCGYQEPNQSASQTDVDVKKPHESGAVVLENFPHDVKREVLTLLVENISRLSENDFSMELIPELRKAVVTFKNPSAAEKFLQDSRTHDKFKQYNLRACALERSTCVRVEDLPPEANNDEMLLELYFEKWGGPVEEVITIPAEQAAIIIFKEEEAKERVLKQENKICNVPVKIYPYFRSLRTVLYGGKRPHLKLPEPVTVSVHPGIRDFILKKGQISSIKDQMSSHFCQINMDKADVLLSPDLALLKQKGVTRRHIDSWSENTIDAFKKLISNYTTSEWPVTPTLWSKLESEMRELVKDQVFTDFDASKGVLTLAGMTHEIIGLKPIMEKMLEGVTYQFERKKNSVTEYMDISPAVYSLLKQDGLKSVSPHLQTDYNKKMNRLVLSGLNTDIIDIKNWVLEKKINIKQKHLQIDHLVLDFLRSVDCDEMSRDLFISHGITAVYTIENGNVVVTGSTERALNDAEKRINTVLITKDLTVEDQGVFEMTEWQVLKKQLENSFNSFKKRSVFINLSKWRDKVTVTGCREQVMEVSEDLGRFFEKHTRIEETVQVKSLAVSEFIKVRKSQDWQHYIKSNEVKISFDPKRPWIKLSGKHQFVQLAVTLFKKLADDLYTDTLIIKKAGVRKYFMEQGKMMLSMQFKENKFMVVFQEDDMLDSEEVEFTKGSFEDVGQVSCEVRIPGGVTVTVRKADICKINVDAVVNAANEDLKHIGGLALALLQAAGPSLQQICDQHTKANGPLKPGDAIITDAGRLPCKYVVHAVGPRFSDSDRRNTEQCLRRAVRESLKRASSKNCSSIAIPVISSGIFGCPLDLCTESIAKEVHEYIEYHNHRGFNSTLTEIHLVDNNVSTVNAMTQAVRKEFAAYNPKMTFPHEAKPHGHSDYGQIYHGNGREKYDQTNRDFEIAKGHDNRDFEDDAHWRRETSSYGGRPDVSEGLSVLKTKITEEGLKIILSKGNIQDASADVIVNTISEDLDLSKGAVSKALLQTAGHQLQSEITRAARSKNVNYGEMVITVGYKLKCCKVFHVVCPFWHGGQNSADKVLIKIIRDCLITADTQGMASVVFPAIGTGNLGFPKDLVARIMLTEVHKFNFKNIQEVTVIVHPSDRESIECFTSIFRHGIQGLAIKGAHQYLIPRSNLLAKSAQTSGVIGKVSTRSLGVHTMQMGQVTLEVSSGDITKETTDAIVNSSNQKFSLKAGVSKAILDAAGVQVEQECLQTVGLLNTQQTEIVTSAGRLPCGNIIHIIGRNKPSEIKDVVLSVLKLCEARQITSIAFPALGTGQGGAKAADVAEAMVDAVVNFVRKKKPVHVRLVKFLIFQTNMVADFHQTMIRRSGEKVEEDKSLFTKFKDLLWGIPDSPANEEFVVAGEVIEPAVFQLCGETPEYLSEAKGMIKSMILQEHVTIPIHDPAIIHFTREDGELLSTMQRELTVSVQLERKGQDSVITLEGLTRDVHTAESRIRDMIRKVERNENRRREAFIISSIVQWQYLENGQSKKNFDILTNYDLEQAYRKRQPTVKIKINNDEYEANLARKIAIKGSLRIELNRVNLEDAAQSPLPSHWEDMKGQAVVLVKLTAGSKEYTEVEKEFTSTGLSSNSIIKIKRVQNSALWRSYMIKKQELEDKNKHKNNERCLFHGTGPDKTDQINNHGFNRSFAGQHGAMYGNGSYFAVDPQYSAQGYSKPDAKGHKRMYLARVLVGDYIQGKQGLPVPPAKSSSSADLYNSVTDNMTTPSMFVIFNDVQAYPEYLITFQ
- the LOC122352679 gene encoding protein mono-ADP-ribosyltransferase PARP14-like isoform X4 encodes the protein MEEYQYPIVVEGNLESEHATTVKNKLQIHFQSKKKSQGGDCVVQYDNCNSATILFKSSDIRDSVLSKAEHIITIDSQQIKLKVYKHSNEAEKTDGTAKQMVRGCGYQEPNQSASQTDVDVKKPHESGAVVLENFPHDVKREVLTLLVENISRLSENDFSMELIPELRKAVVTFKNPSAAEKFLQDSRTHDKFKQYNLRACALERSTCVRVEDLPPEANNDEMLLELYFEKWGGPVEEVITIPAEQAAIIIFKEEEAKERVLKQENKICNVPVKIYPYFRSLRTVLYGGKRPHLKLPEPVTVSVHPGIRDFILKKGQISSIKDQMSSHFCQINMDKADVLLSPDLALLKQKGVTRRHIDSWSENTIDAFKKLISNYTTSEWPVTPTLWSKLESEMRELVKDQVFTDFDASKGVLTLAGMTHEIIGLKPIMEKMLEGVTYQFERKKNSVTEYMDISPAVYSLLKQDGLKSVSPHLQTDYNKKMNRLVLSGLNTDIIDIKNWVLEKKINIKQKHLQIDHLVLDFLRSVDCDEMSRDLFISHGITAVYTIENGNVVVTGSTERALNDAEKRINTVLITKDLTVEDQGVFEMTEWQVLKKQLENSFNSFKKRSVFINLSKWRDKVTVTGCREQVMEVSEDLGRFFEKHTRIEETVQVKSLAVSEFIKVRKSQDWQHYIKSNEVKISFDPKRPWIKLSGKHQFVQLAVTLFKKLADDLYTDTLIIKKAGVRKYFMEQGKMMLSMQFKENKFMVVFQEDDMLDSEEVEFTKGSFEDVGQVSCEVRIPGGVTVTVRKADICKINVDAVVNAANEDLKHIGGLALALLQAAGPSLQQICDQHTKANGPLKPGDAIITDAGRLPCKYVVHAVGPRFSDSDRRNTEQCLRRAVRESLKRASSKNCSSIAIPVISSGIFGCPLDLCTESIAKEVHEYIEYHNHRGFNSTLTEIHLVDNNVSTVNAMTQAVRKEFAAYNPKMTFPHEDKSHGHSDYVHYGHGREDYSQSNQQFERPKSHEGQSPSMLSVLETKTTQEGLKIILSKGNIQDAHADVIVNTISEDLDLSKGAVSNALLQTAGHQLQSEITRAARSKNVNYGEMVITNGYKLKCQKVFHVVCPFWKQGSGHKVLIQIIRDCLKKAETWRMDSVVFPAIGTGNLGFPKDLVAKIMLTEVQEFRPTNLKSVTVIVHPSDRESVECFTSIFRHGIQGQTHQYEWPKNNNSGRSVQKSEFGVSSPSRGVHIMQLHQVTLKVSSGDITKEKIDAIVNSSNQTFSLKAGVSKAILNAAGVKVEKECSKIGQGGANPANIADAMVGAVADFVKKNKAVHVTFVKFLIFQTDMVEDFHQSMIRRSGEKVEEDKSTFTKMKESHRNEEFVMVGQEIEPAVFQLCGETPKDLSEAKDMINSMILREHVSIPIRDPAIAHFTREDGETLNAMQRELSVSVRLEKKGQDSVITLEGLTSDVQIADRRIQDIIRRVEKNRNRRSEAFSISSVFKWQYQENGQSFKNFDVLTNYDLEQAFQRKQPTVKIKISNDEYEANLIRKVAMNSKGRIELKRLEL
- the LOC122352679 gene encoding protein mono-ADP-ribosyltransferase PARP14-like isoform X3, whose product is MEEYQYPIVVEGNLESEHATTVKNKLQIHFQSKKKSQGGDCVVQYDNCNSATILFKSSDIRDSVLSKAEHIITIDSQQIKLKVYKHSNEAEKTDGTAKQMVRGCGYQEPNQSASQTDVDVKKPHESGAVVLENFPHDVKREVLTLLVENISRLSENDFSMELIPELRKAVVTFKNPSAAEKFLQDSRTHDKFKQYNLRACALERSTCVRVEDLPPEANNDEMLLELYFEKWGGPVEEVITIPAEQAAIIIFKEEEAKERVLKQENKICNVPVKIYPYFRSLRTVLYGGKRPHLKLPEPVTVSVHPGIRDFILKKGQISSIKDQMSSHFCQINMDKADVLLSPDLALLKQKGVTRRHIDSWSENTIDAFKKLISNYTTSEWPVTPTLWSKLESEMRELVKDQVFTDFDASKGVLTLAGMTHEIIGLKPIMEKMLEGVTYQFERKKNSVTEYMDISPAVYSLLKQDGLKSVSPHLQTDYNKKMNRLVLSGLNTDIIDIKNWVLEKKINIKQKHLQIDHLVLDFLRSVDCDEMSRDLFISHGITAVYTIENGNVVVTGSTERALNDAEKRINTVLITKDLTVEDQGVFEMTEWQVLKKQLENSFNSFKKRSVFINLSKWRDKVTVTGCREQVMEVSEDLGRFFEKHTRIEETVQVKSLAVSEFIKVRKSQDWQHYIKSNEVKISFDPKRPWIKLSGKHQFVQLAVTLFKKLADDLYTDTLIIKKAGVRKYFMEQGKMMLSMQFKENKFMVVFQEDDMLDSEEVEFTKGSFEDVGQVSCEVRIPGGVTVTVRKADICKINVDAVVNAANEDLKHIGGLALALLQAAGPSLQQICDQHTKANGPLKPGDAIITDAGRLPCKYVVHAVGPRFSDSDRRNTEQCLRRAVRESLKRASSKNCSSIAIPVISSGIFGCPLDLCTESIAKEVHEYIEYHNHRGFNSTLTEIHLVDNNVSTVNAMTQAVRKEFAAYNPKMTFPHEDKSHGHSDYVHYGHGREDYSQSNQQFERPKSHEGQSPSMLSVLETKTTQEGLKIILSKGNIQDAHADVIVNTISEDLDLSKGAVSNALLQTAGHQLQSEITRAARSKNVNYGEMVITNGYKLKCQKVFHVVCPFWKQGSGHKVLIQIIRDCLKKAETWRMDSVVFPAIGTGNLGFPKDLVAKIMLTEVQEFRPTNLKSVTVIVHPSDRESVECFTSIFRHGIQGQTHQYEWPKNNNSGRSVQKSEFGVSSPSRGVHIMQLHQVTLKVSSGDITKEKIDAIVNSSNQTFSLKAGVSKAILNAAGVKVEKECSKIVKSSKTQQTEIVTSAGQLPCGNIIHVIGRNSPSEIKDVVLSVLELCEARQITSIAFPALGTGQGGANPANIADAMVGAVADFVKKNKAVHVTFVKFLIFQTDMVEDFHQSMIRRSGEKVEEDKSTFTKMKESHRNEEFVMVGQEIEPAVFQLCGETPKDLSEAKDMINSMILREHVSIPIRDPAIAHFTREDGETLNAMQRELSVSVRLEKKGQDSVITLEGLTSDVQIADRRIQDIIRRVEKNRNRRSEAFSISSVFKWQYQENGQSFKNFDVLTNYDLEQAFQRKQPTVKIKISNDEYEANLIRKVAMNSKGRIELKRLEL